One segment of Halorubellus sp. JP-L1 DNA contains the following:
- a CDS encoding Lrp/AsnC family transcriptional regulator — translation MRDGELDSIDRRILYYLQQDARRTTSGDIAEKIDISASTVRTRLKKLETSGIIRGYHVDIDYDLAGYPLYTKIICTAPIAERDDLASRAREIHGVTAVREIMTGHRNVYVNAIGEDHDDLNRIGAALDALGLDVVDEQLIRDEYVCSYHGLLDEAELEAEDEPDAAADTADAADAADAADTDDA, via the coding sequence ATGAGAGACGGCGAACTGGACTCGATCGACCGACGCATCCTCTACTACCTCCAGCAGGACGCACGGCGGACGACGTCGGGCGACATCGCGGAGAAGATCGACATCTCGGCGAGCACCGTCCGCACGCGCCTGAAGAAACTCGAGACGAGCGGGATCATCCGCGGCTACCACGTCGACATCGACTACGACCTCGCCGGCTACCCCCTCTACACGAAGATCATCTGTACGGCACCGATAGCCGAGCGCGACGACCTCGCGAGCCGCGCCCGCGAAATTCACGGCGTGACCGCGGTCCGCGAGATCATGACCGGCCACCGCAACGTGTACGTGAACGCGATCGGCGAGGACCACGACGACCTCAACCGGATCGGAGCGGCACTCGACGCGCTCGGACTGGACGTCGTCGACGAACAGCTCATCCGCGACGAGTACGTCTGCTCGTACCACGGCTTACTGGACGAAGCGGAGCTCGAAGCCGAAGACGAACCCGACGCAGCCGCCGACACCGCCGACGCCGCCGACGCCGCCGACGCCGCCGACACCGACGACGCCTGA
- a CDS encoding molybdopterin biosynthesis protein — protein MSDHREFRDLATPETLRETLADLDVDAGSETVGLDDARGRVLAERVDAGIDVPGFDRAAMDGYAVRAADTFGASETDPATLDVVGAVHAGERPAVSLESGDAVEISTGAVVPGTADAVVMVERTSETDGQVAVRTAVAPGEHVMAAGADIAAGQRALGPGTLLTPREVGLLSALGVADVPVRARPRVAVVSTGDELVPPGDDLDHGAGEIHDVNTHAIAAGVREAGGDPVVYEHVGDDRAAMTETIETAASECDIVLTSGSTSASAMDVVYRVVEDRGERLLHGVAVKPGKPTLVGTIDGTAYVGLPGYPVSALSIFRTFVAPRIREAAGRPPARTATVDARMATRERSEEGRLRLVPVGLVADGDGDLLAYPVDKGSGATTTLTAADGVVPVDPDTNYVDAGEAVTVSLFSANGRPPRVLVVGEDDPTLSRALDAVADPRYLASGSRAGRRSLRDDVADVAALAGPDADEALTGVRDADEALAGDSDAETDRERDVLAFWDRDWGLVVPAGNPVGVDGLAALVDDDVSFANRDAESGLRARLDAALDALAAERDVSRDDLVDAIRGYELETGGPESPARRVADGIVDVGLGSRGTADRLGLGFVPLGTDRVAVVAASDRAHKPGVADLERALDATD, from the coding sequence ATGAGCGACCACCGGGAGTTCCGGGACCTCGCGACCCCGGAGACGCTCCGCGAGACCCTCGCCGACCTCGACGTCGACGCAGGGAGCGAGACGGTGGGTCTCGACGACGCGCGCGGTCGCGTGCTCGCCGAGCGCGTCGACGCCGGCATCGACGTTCCGGGGTTCGACCGCGCTGCGATGGACGGTTACGCCGTCCGTGCCGCGGACACGTTCGGTGCGTCCGAGACCGACCCGGCGACGCTCGACGTCGTCGGCGCCGTGCACGCTGGCGAACGCCCGGCCGTCTCGCTCGAGTCCGGCGACGCCGTCGAAATATCGACGGGCGCGGTCGTCCCGGGAACCGCGGACGCGGTGGTGATGGTCGAGCGAACGAGCGAGACCGACGGCCAGGTAGCAGTTCGGACCGCGGTCGCGCCCGGCGAGCACGTCATGGCCGCCGGTGCCGACATCGCCGCCGGCCAGCGCGCGCTCGGGCCGGGGACGCTCCTCACGCCCCGCGAGGTCGGATTGCTGTCCGCGCTCGGCGTCGCCGACGTCCCCGTGCGAGCGCGGCCGCGGGTCGCGGTGGTCTCCACGGGCGACGAACTCGTGCCGCCCGGCGACGACCTCGACCACGGCGCGGGCGAGATCCACGACGTGAACACCCACGCCATCGCGGCGGGCGTCCGCGAGGCCGGCGGCGACCCCGTCGTGTACGAGCACGTCGGCGACGACCGCGCGGCGATGACCGAGACGATCGAGACGGCCGCGAGCGAGTGCGACATCGTCCTCACGTCCGGGTCGACGTCCGCGAGCGCGATGGACGTCGTCTACCGCGTCGTCGAGGACCGCGGCGAACGCCTCCTGCACGGCGTCGCCGTCAAACCCGGGAAGCCGACGCTCGTCGGCACCATCGACGGCACCGCGTACGTCGGCCTCCCCGGCTACCCAGTGAGCGCGCTCTCGATATTCAGGACGTTCGTCGCTCCCCGCATCCGCGAGGCCGCGGGTCGACCGCCGGCGCGGACGGCGACCGTCGACGCGAGGATGGCGACCCGCGAGCGCTCCGAGGAGGGCCGACTTCGTCTCGTCCCCGTCGGCCTCGTCGCCGACGGCGACGGCGACCTGCTCGCGTACCCCGTCGACAAGGGCAGCGGAGCGACGACGACGCTCACCGCCGCAGACGGCGTCGTCCCCGTCGACCCGGACACGAACTACGTCGACGCCGGCGAGGCCGTCACCGTCTCACTGTTCTCCGCGAACGGCCGCCCGCCCCGCGTCCTCGTCGTCGGCGAGGACGACCCGACGCTCTCGCGCGCCCTCGACGCCGTCGCCGACCCGCGATACCTCGCTTCGGGGAGTCGCGCCGGCCGCCGGTCGCTCCGCGACGACGTCGCCGACGTCGCCGCACTCGCCGGACCAGACGCGGACGAGGCGCTGACTGGCGTTCGCGACGCGGACGAGGCGCTGGCAGGCGATAGCGACGCGGAGACCGACCGCGAGCGCGACGTCCTCGCGTTCTGGGACCGCGACTGGGGACTCGTCGTTCCCGCCGGGAACCCCGTCGGCGTCGACGGGCTCGCTGCGCTCGTCGACGACGACGTCTCGTTCGCGAACCGCGACGCAGAGTCCGGTCTCAGAGCACGACTCGACGCGGCACTCGACGCGCTCGCCGCCGAACGGGACGTCTCACGCGACGACCTCGTCGACGCAATTCGGGGCTACGAGCTCGAGACCGGCGGGCCGGAGAGTCCCGCGCGTCGCGTCGCCGACGGTATCGTCGACGTCGGACTCGGCTCGCGCGGAACCGCGGACCGACTCGGCCTCGGGTTCGTCCCGCTCGGCACCGACCGCGTCGCCGTCGTCGCCGCCAGCGACCGCGCGCACAAGCCCGGCGTCGCGGACCTCGAGCGCGCGCTCGACGCGACCGACTGA
- a CDS encoding winged helix-turn-helix domain-containing protein, which yields MTDRSGVVEAIEFLARSTNRVQLLETLRDRDQATRDDLRSAVSASRTTVSRNLDALVERGWIQQGDGTYALAPGVEDVLDDFLELEETVGALDHLQPFLEWTDRDAFDVDLSLLRDATVVVPEPGNPWAMVNAHVNRVRESTDDRVAIPVIGLHAYEAVHEKFVNGDARGEIVVSEHVAETMTTDPDYVPLTRELLEVEALELYRTTDDVPFYLGVLDDVVQVGVDEAGEPRALLETSNDAVREWAHERLGALRSRAEPVTVDEIRESRDE from the coding sequence ATGACTGATAGAAGTGGCGTCGTGGAAGCCATCGAGTTCCTCGCACGGTCGACGAACAGAGTCCAGTTGCTGGAGACGCTCCGCGATCGCGACCAGGCGACGCGCGACGACCTCCGGTCGGCGGTCTCGGCGTCCCGAACGACTGTCTCCCGGAACCTGGACGCGCTCGTCGAACGCGGCTGGATCCAGCAGGGCGACGGTACGTACGCGCTCGCTCCCGGCGTCGAGGACGTGCTCGACGACTTCCTCGAACTCGAGGAGACCGTCGGAGCGCTCGACCACCTCCAGCCGTTCCTCGAGTGGACCGACCGCGACGCGTTCGACGTCGACCTCTCACTCCTTCGGGACGCGACCGTTGTCGTCCCCGAACCCGGGAACCCGTGGGCGATGGTGAACGCGCACGTGAACCGCGTCCGGGAGAGCACCGACGACCGCGTCGCCATCCCGGTGATCGGGCTGCACGCGTACGAAGCGGTCCACGAGAAGTTCGTCAACGGGGACGCACGTGGCGAGATCGTCGTCTCGGAGCACGTCGCCGAGACGATGACCACAGACCCCGACTACGTGCCGCTCACGCGAGAGTTGCTCGAAGTGGAGGCCCTGGAGCTGTACCGGACGACCGACGACGTCCCGTTCTACCTCGGCGTGCTCGACGACGTCGTTCAGGTCGGTGTCGACGAAGCCGGCGAACCGCGAGCGCTCCTCGAGACGTCGAACGACGCCGTCCGCGAGTGGGCGCACGAGCGCCTCGGAGCGCTCCGCAGTCGCGCCGAACCGGTGACGGTCGACGAGATTCGAGAGTCGCGCGACGAGTGA
- a CDS encoding MFS transporter, producing the protein MTQPDGTGEGAGAESRGTDVLDPFRQFFALERDVLVLSLAMFAFSIGFQMTNRYLPEYMVALGASGFVVGLFGTFGNVISALYPYPGGAISDRIGSRHALTTFGLISTIGFGVWLFAPNVGAFTLAGVTIEPWVWVFVGLVLAQAWKSFGLGATFAVVKQATDPSRLAAGFASTETFRRTAFLLGPVAAAVLIALHPDFAVSFRYVLAVAVVFGVVGTAVQHRLYDASEDDIGGSFEGLEQIRQDLREMPDPLRPLLVGDTLVRFANGMVYVFFVLVVTQFFQVGLDATIALGGMSYDVSLSPQAFFGYLLGVEMLIALLIMAPAAKVAESVGLKPVVAVGFAVYAIFPVVLIFAPRLAGSVVPLSTVMIGVFAFSGLRFAGLPSHKALIVGPAERGAGGRVTGTYYLIRNLIVIPSAAFGGYLWDFVSPEVAFSIAAAIGLIGTGYFIVFGKEFEAYA; encoded by the coding sequence ATGACCCAACCCGACGGGACTGGAGAGGGCGCGGGTGCGGAGTCGAGAGGCACGGACGTCCTCGACCCGTTCCGGCAGTTCTTCGCGCTGGAACGGGACGTCCTGGTGCTGTCGCTGGCGATGTTCGCGTTCAGCATCGGTTTCCAGATGACCAACCGATACCTCCCGGAGTACATGGTCGCGCTCGGCGCCTCGGGATTCGTCGTGGGGCTGTTCGGCACGTTCGGGAACGTCATCTCGGCCCTGTATCCGTATCCGGGAGGTGCTATTTCGGACCGAATCGGGTCACGACACGCGCTGACGACGTTCGGGCTGATCTCGACGATCGGGTTCGGCGTCTGGCTGTTCGCGCCGAACGTCGGTGCGTTCACGCTCGCTGGTGTCACGATCGAGCCGTGGGTCTGGGTCTTCGTCGGGCTCGTCCTCGCGCAGGCCTGGAAGTCGTTCGGTCTCGGGGCGACCTTCGCGGTCGTCAAACAGGCAACCGACCCCTCGCGACTCGCTGCCGGGTTCGCCAGCACCGAGACGTTCCGTCGGACGGCGTTCCTCCTCGGGCCGGTCGCCGCCGCCGTCCTCATCGCTCTCCACCCCGACTTCGCGGTGAGTTTCCGGTACGTGCTCGCCGTGGCGGTCGTCTTCGGCGTCGTCGGCACCGCGGTGCAGCACCGCCTCTACGACGCGAGCGAGGACGACATCGGCGGTTCCTTCGAGGGTCTCGAACAGATCCGGCAGGACCTCCGCGAGATGCCCGATCCGCTTCGACCGTTGCTAGTGGGGGACACGCTCGTTCGCTTCGCCAACGGGATGGTCTACGTCTTCTTCGTTCTGGTGGTCACCCAGTTCTTCCAGGTCGGGCTCGACGCGACGATCGCACTCGGTGGCATGTCGTACGACGTGAGCCTCTCCCCGCAGGCCTTCTTCGGCTACCTGCTCGGCGTGGAGATGCTGATCGCGTTGCTGATCATGGCGCCGGCGGCCAAGGTCGCCGAATCCGTCGGGCTCAAGCCGGTCGTCGCCGTCGGGTTCGCCGTCTACGCGATCTTCCCGGTCGTCCTGATCTTCGCACCACGATTGGCAGGGTCGGTCGTTCCGCTCTCGACCGTGATGATCGGCGTCTTCGCGTTCTCCGGGCTCCGATTCGCTGGACTGCCATCTCACAAGGCGCTGATCGTCGGGCCAGCCGAACGCGGAGCCGGCGGACGAGTTACCGGGACCTACTACCTGATCCGAAACCTGATCGTCATCCCGAGCGCGGCGTTCGGCGGCTACCTCTGGGACTTCGTCAGCCCCGAAGTCGCGTTCAGCATCGCCGCCGCGATCGGACTGATCGGCACCGGGTACTTCATCGTCTTCGGCAAAGAGTTTGAGGCCTACGCCTGA
- a CDS encoding amino acid permease, translating into MKELERDLGLPSVLAISIGAMIGSGIFILPALALEIAGPAVILAYLLAGLLVVPAALSKSEMATAMPEAGGTYIYIERGMGPLLGTIAGVGTWFSLSFKGALALVGGVPYLLLIFDLPLKPVALGLAAILILVNVFGAKQTGRLQLVIVVVMLAALGWFAAGSAGSVDSANYVGFFDDGIGGLLAATGLVFVSYAGVTKVASVAEEVEDPGRNIPLGILGSLAFTTILYVAIVAVLVGITDPGSVAGSLTPVAVGAEATLGQAGVVAVIVAAILALVSTANAGILSSSRYPFAMSRDKLAPPSLSTVSERFGTPVTSITLTGGVLLALIAFVDILEIAKLASAFQIMVFALINVAVVAFREGNAEYEPEFTSPLYPWMQIFGAVTGLGLLTQMGETALLGALVITLASIAWYFVYVRPRVRREGAATDAIRRQVGRSSLTDVEAVSEEGTQDVLVALTKGVDEDRERSLLSLAADLVRPHGGRVHVVHFEEVPDQVPLTDERTVQSSSDLSFETRANELAAELGVDVEADEVVSHDTKHAIVNAAEARRVDSIVAEHEPLRLRSRVIGDPIDWVVRHAPCDVILVDNLGYDDPEYVVLSGDSGPYDPLAVAVSEAVAGGNGGHVSLWFPDEVDGTDEREQTLRDYQSELSEQLSVPVVVEAVQADGGRPGDGDLVVRRGQDHRLRSAALDDRPTYPSPGCTTVTVYPRSSRRPGILRRIVERNVF; encoded by the coding sequence ATGAAGGAACTCGAACGGGACCTCGGCCTGCCGTCCGTGCTCGCGATCAGCATCGGCGCGATGATCGGGAGCGGCATCTTCATCCTGCCCGCGCTGGCGCTGGAGATCGCAGGTCCTGCGGTCATCCTCGCGTACCTGCTCGCTGGCCTCCTCGTCGTCCCGGCCGCGCTGTCGAAGTCCGAGATGGCGACGGCGATGCCTGAAGCCGGCGGGACGTACATCTACATCGAGCGCGGGATGGGGCCGCTCCTGGGCACCATCGCGGGCGTCGGCACGTGGTTCTCGCTGTCGTTCAAGGGCGCGCTCGCGCTCGTCGGCGGCGTCCCGTACCTCCTCCTGATCTTCGACCTGCCACTGAAGCCGGTCGCGCTCGGGCTCGCAGCCATCCTGATCCTCGTGAACGTCTTCGGCGCGAAGCAGACCGGACGCCTCCAGCTCGTCATCGTCGTCGTCATGCTCGCGGCACTCGGCTGGTTCGCCGCGGGGAGCGCAGGGAGCGTCGATTCGGCGAACTACGTCGGCTTCTTCGACGACGGCATCGGCGGGCTCCTGGCGGCGACCGGTCTCGTGTTCGTCTCGTACGCGGGCGTGACGAAGGTCGCGAGCGTCGCCGAGGAGGTCGAGGACCCCGGCCGGAACATCCCGCTGGGCATCCTCGGGTCGCTCGCGTTCACGACGATCCTCTACGTCGCCATCGTCGCGGTCCTCGTCGGCATCACCGACCCCGGGAGCGTCGCCGGGTCGCTGACGCCGGTCGCGGTCGGCGCGGAGGCGACGCTCGGACAGGCCGGGGTCGTGGCCGTCATCGTGGCGGCAATCCTCGCGCTCGTCTCGACAGCCAACGCCGGCATCCTCTCGTCGTCGCGGTATCCCTTCGCGATGAGTCGGGACAAGCTCGCTCCGCCGTCGCTCTCGACGGTCAGCGAGCGATTCGGGACCCCCGTCACCTCCATCACGCTCACGGGAGGCGTTCTGCTGGCGCTCATCGCGTTCGTCGACATCCTGGAGATCGCGAAGCTCGCGAGCGCGTTCCAGATCATGGTGTTCGCGCTCATCAACGTCGCCGTCGTCGCGTTCCGCGAGGGGAACGCGGAGTACGAGCCAGAGTTCACGTCGCCGCTGTACCCGTGGATGCAGATCTTCGGTGCGGTGACGGGCCTGGGACTGCTCACGCAGATGGGCGAGACCGCCTTGCTGGGCGCGCTCGTCATCACGCTCGCCAGCATCGCGTGGTACTTCGTCTACGTCCGTCCGCGCGTTCGGCGCGAGGGTGCTGCGACCGACGCGATCCGCCGGCAGGTCGGCCGGAGTTCGCTCACGGACGTCGAGGCGGTCTCCGAGGAGGGAACGCAGGACGTCCTCGTCGCGCTCACGAAGGGCGTCGACGAGGACCGCGAGCGCTCGCTGCTATCGCTGGCGGCGGACCTCGTCCGCCCGCACGGCGGCCGCGTGCACGTCGTCCACTTCGAGGAGGTCCCGGACCAGGTGCCGCTCACCGACGAGCGCACGGTCCAGTCGTCCTCGGACCTCTCGTTCGAGACGCGAGCGAACGAGCTCGCGGCGGAACTCGGCGTGGACGTAGAGGCGGACGAGGTCGTCAGTCACGACACGAAGCACGCCATCGTCAACGCCGCCGAGGCGCGGCGCGTGGACTCAATCGTCGCGGAGCACGAACCGCTCCGGCTCCGGTCGCGAGTGATCGGCGACCCCATCGACTGGGTCGTCCGGCACGCGCCCTGCGACGTCATCCTCGTCGACAACCTCGGCTACGACGACCCCGAGTACGTCGTCCTCTCGGGCGATTCCGGCCCGTACGACCCGCTCGCGGTGGCGGTCTCGGAGGCGGTGGCTGGCGGCAACGGCGGCCACGTCTCGCTGTGGTTCCCCGACGAGGTCGACGGGACGGACGAACGCGAGCAGACGCTCCGTGACTACCAGTCCGAGCTGTCCGAACAGCTCTCGGTTCCGGTCGTCGTGGAGGCCGTCCAGGCCGACGGTGGTCGTCCGGGTGACGGGGACCTGGTCGTGCGTCGCGGCCAGGACCACCGACTTCGGAGTGCGGCCCTCGACGACCGGCCGACGTACCCGAGTCCGGGCTGTACGACGGTGACGGTCTATCCGCGGAGTTCCCGACGGCCGGGGATCCTCCGCAGGATCGTCGAACGGAACGTCTTCTGA
- a CDS encoding SDR family NAD(P)-dependent oxidoreductase gives MTHTAVVAGVGPGLGASIVRRFVDEGCQVGLFARSGDYVDELAADLGPDAIGVAVDVTDPDAVREGFETVRDAFGPVDVLVNHASGGAWKGVRDISAEEFDRALDVSARGALHCSQAAVPDMLANDGGTIVFTGATSAVRGRDGAIGFSAGKFAARGMAESMARELGPAGIHVAHVVIDGQIRPPEVDDEPEDNDDEYLDPDAIADSYWHLVEQDRSSWTLELDVRPHVEAF, from the coding sequence ATGACGCACACGGCTGTCGTCGCCGGCGTCGGCCCCGGCCTCGGCGCATCGATCGTGCGACGGTTCGTCGACGAAGGCTGCCAGGTCGGCCTGTTCGCTCGCTCCGGCGACTACGTCGACGAGCTCGCGGCCGACCTCGGCCCGGACGCGATCGGCGTCGCGGTGGACGTCACCGACCCGGACGCGGTCCGCGAGGGGTTCGAGACCGTCCGCGACGCGTTCGGGCCGGTCGACGTCCTCGTCAACCACGCCAGCGGCGGCGCGTGGAAGGGCGTCAGGGACATCTCCGCCGAAGAGTTCGACCGCGCGCTCGACGTCTCCGCCCGCGGCGCCCTCCACTGCTCGCAGGCGGCCGTCCCCGACATGCTCGCCAACGACGGCGGCACCATCGTCTTCACTGGCGCGACGTCGGCCGTCAGGGGCCGCGACGGCGCCATCGGCTTCAGCGCCGGCAAGTTCGCCGCCCGCGGCATGGCCGAATCGATGGCGCGCGAACTCGGCCCCGCCGGCATCCACGTCGCGCACGTCGTAATCGACGGCCAGATCCGACCGCCCGAGGTCGACGACGAACCCGAGGACAACGACGACGAGTACCTCGACCCCGACGCCATCGCCGACTCCTACTGGCACCTCGTCGAACAGGATCGATCCTCGTGGACGCTCGAACTCGACGTCCGCCCGCACGTCGAGGCGTTCTAG
- a CDS encoding FAD-dependent monooxygenase, which yields MIRKSIRSIGEDSSGDASAEYHVLGGGHAGASLAHYLWHQGRSVVLVDESGGSSEDPSHRGDPSDRETHAVFESAGREHICASTDLADTLDEAL from the coding sequence ATGATACGGAAATCGATTCGATCCATCGGGGAGGACTCGAGCGGTGATGCATCCGCCGAGTACCACGTCCTGGGTGGCGGACACGCCGGCGCGTCGCTCGCTCACTACCTATGGCACCAGGGTCGTTCCGTGGTCCTGGTCGACGAATCGGGAGGGTCGTCGGAGGACCCCAGCCACCGGGGCGACCCGTCCGACCGCGAGACGCACGCCGTCTTCGAGAGCGCCGGACGCGAACACATCTGCGCCTCGACGGACCTCGCCGACACGCTCGACGAAGCGCTATGA
- a CDS encoding M48 family metallopeptidase produces MRHTGLKLRMAVVGTILFAFYAAAGLVVYAMYGPGVIPLVVVGSVVLIGFQYKVGKWAALRSVGAEDMPEHGEYSRIHQEVGSMSRDMGIDKPRLMVADMGVPNAFAVGRKGAGTVVVSTELLRILDRDEVDGVLAHELAHIANRDVVMMVLGQGIASVVGIVAQFVVLLAGDNDLADFFLAIIVGNVVQFIVMLFVLAISRYREYVADADARRAIGSGDPLARALEKISRGAEGRESKVDDQVSALCIFGDGGSMLSKLVSTHPPMEKRIERLRT; encoded by the coding sequence ATGCGACACACAGGACTCAAACTTCGGATGGCCGTCGTCGGAACCATCCTCTTCGCGTTCTACGCGGCCGCCGGACTGGTCGTCTACGCGATGTACGGGCCGGGAGTGATCCCGCTCGTCGTCGTCGGCTCGGTGGTCCTCATCGGGTTCCAGTACAAGGTCGGGAAGTGGGCGGCGCTCCGGAGCGTCGGCGCCGAAGACATGCCCGAGCACGGCGAGTACTCGCGCATCCACCAGGAGGTCGGGTCCATGAGTCGGGACATGGGAATCGACAAGCCGCGACTCATGGTCGCGGACATGGGCGTTCCGAACGCGTTCGCGGTCGGCCGGAAGGGCGCCGGGACCGTCGTCGTCTCCACGGAACTGCTCCGGATTCTCGATCGTGACGAGGTCGACGGCGTGCTCGCCCACGAGCTCGCGCACATCGCGAACCGCGACGTCGTTATGATGGTGCTCGGGCAGGGCATCGCGAGCGTCGTCGGCATCGTCGCGCAGTTCGTGGTGCTGCTCGCGGGCGACAACGACCTCGCGGACTTCTTCCTCGCGATCATCGTCGGGAACGTCGTGCAATTCATCGTGATGCTGTTCGTGCTCGCGATTTCGCGGTACCGCGAGTACGTCGCTGACGCGGACGCGCGGCGCGCGATCGGGAGCGGCGACCCGCTCGCCCGAGCCCTCGAGAAGATCTCCCGCGGCGCCGAGGGCCGCGAGAGCAAGGTCGACGACCAGGTCTCCGCGCTCTGCATCTTCGGCGACGGCGGCAGCATGCTCTCGAAGCTCGTGTCGACGCACCCGCCGATGGAGAAGCGCATCGAGCGCCTCCGAACGTAG